The genomic region GCAATGTTACTTTAACACCGATAGGCATATTCTCACGCAGTTTGAATCCTGCGATAGATTTTTTAGCACGAGTGATTACAGGTTTTTGACCTGCGATCAGTTGCAAATCGCTTACTGCGGAATCCAACACTTTGGAGTTTTGGACAGCGTCGCCCACACCCATGTTGATAACGATTTTCTCGATTTTCGGCACTTGCATTACCGTTGTATAGTTAAACTTCTGCATCAAAGCAGGAGCGATTTCTTGCAGGTAACGTTCTTTCATTCTTGATGCCATGAATCATAGCCCTCCTTTCTCATTCGGTTCAATTAGTCGATAATTTCTCCGGAACGTTTAGCAACGCGCACTTTCTTTCCGTTATCCAAAACTTTGTAACCTACACGGGTTACTTTTCCGCTCTTCGGATCGATGTGCATTACGTTGGAAACGTGAATCGGAGCTTCCTTCTCGATAATGCCGCCTTGCGGATTTTGCTGGTTAGGCTTCTGGTGTTTTTTCACCATGTTAACACCTTCCACAAGGACGCGGTTCTCACGAGGATAAGCAGCGATGACACGGCCTTTTTTACCTTTGTCTTTACCGCTGATCACCATAACCGTATCTTCCTTTTTAACGTGAAGTTTGTTGTTATGGGATTCCAGAACTTTTTTCACTCTTGGCATTTCGTACACCTCCTGTTTCTAACATCACGAGATTAAGCTTTAGATAACTTCTGGAGCCAAGGAAACGATTTTCATGAAGTCTTTATCGCGAAGTTCGCGAGCAACTGGTCCGAAAATACGTGTTCCACGTGGGCTTCTGTCGTCTTTTACAACTACCGCTGCATTTTCATCAAAACCGATGTAGGAACCGTCTTTACGACGTACAGAACGTTTCGTACGAACGACAACCGCTCTAACTACATCACCTTTTTTGACAACGCCGCCTGGTGTTGCTTGTTTTACAGAACAAACGATCAGATCACCGATTTGAGCTGTACGACGTCCCGTACCGCCGAGTACGCGGATACACATCAGTTCCTTCGCACCGGAGTTGTCAGCCACAGTCAAACGTGTAAATGGTTGAATCATTTAGTATTCCTCCTTTCAGCAGTGCTGCTGAGCATTAGATGATAACCGCTTTTTCTACGATTTCAGTAAGTCTCCAGCGTTTATCTTTCGAAAGCGGACGAGTCTCCATGATTTTCACCGTGTCACCGATTTTCGCAGTGTTTTCTTCGTCATGTGCTTTGAATTTTTTAGTAACCTTAATGCGCTTATGGTACAAGTTGTGTTTTTTGTAAGTTTCTACAGCAACAACAATTGTTTTGTCCATTTTATCGCTGACCACTTTACCAGTTT from Paenibacillus sp. FSL R5-0341 harbors:
- the rplE gene encoding 50S ribosomal protein L5, with the protein product MASRMKERYLQEIAPALMQKFNYTTVMQVPKIEKIVINMGVGDAVQNSKVLDSAVSDLQLIAGQKPVITRAKKSIAGFKLRENMPIGVKVTLRGERMYFFLDKLFNVTLPRVRDFRGVSSKAFDGRGNYTLGLKEQLIFPEIEYDKVDKVRGMDIVIVTTAKTDEESRELLTQMGMPFVK
- the rplX gene encoding 50S ribosomal protein L24, with protein sequence MPRVKKVLESHNNKLHVKKEDTVMVISGKDKGKKGRVIAAYPRENRVLVEGVNMVKKHQKPNQQNPQGGIIEKEAPIHVSNVMHIDPKSGKVTRVGYKVLDNGKKVRVAKRSGEIID
- the rplN gene encoding 50S ribosomal protein L14 → MIQPFTRLTVADNSGAKELMCIRVLGGTGRRTAQIGDLIVCSVKQATPGGVVKKGDVVRAVVVRTKRSVRRKDGSYIGFDENAAVVVKDDRSPRGTRIFGPVARELRDKDFMKIVSLAPEVI
- the rpsQ gene encoding 30S ribosomal protein S17, with the protein product MSEERNARKVQTGKVVSDKMDKTIVVAVETYKKHNLYHKRIKVTKKFKAHDEENTAKIGDTVKIMETRPLSKDKRWRLTEIVEKAVII